The following is a genomic window from Saprospiraceae bacterium.
ATTGTTCAGTTTAGTATTCTTACTAATATGATTAATTGCATCTTCATTTAAGCTGTAACATAGTATCTTGAAAATCAAAAACAACATTTATAAAAAGATTTGGTGTATTAGTTTTACTTTATCACCTTCAAAAATCAATGTCAACTACACATTTCATTAAAATGTAATAAATGTCATAGTTGTAGTGAAATGTATTGGTTAAATTAAGGTCACAACTGTTGGGTTAACCCAACAGTTTCCAATCAACCGCAAGTCTGTGTTATTTGACAAAGGTGTATTAGTCAGAATCAAAATCTACTAATTCAGAACTTACAACAAGGTGGTCAATTTCTGAGCGATCTGTTTTGTTTTTTATGTATTTCAAAAGAAAAGAAGAAGCTGTTATACCTAACTCATAACCCGAATATCTTATATGAGAAATTTTAGGAAACAGCTGAGTAGTTAAAACACCATCACTGATTGTAATTAAGCTAATATTTCCGGTAATCTGTCTGTTTTTCAAAAGAATCGGATAGGTAATTAATAATAACTCGTCATTCATGATAAATATTCCATTGTATGGGGTACTTCTCAATTTATTTTCAAGCTTATTTAGATCGGGTTCATTAAATACAATATCATACTCCGAAAAAATCACATTATGCTCTTTTTATCCTTTTTGATGAGGAATTCTGTTGCGCGATAAGCGGCAGTTTTGTTGTCAATAGACACTGTTGAATAAGGAGCAACATAATCGCTGGAATTATCAATAATCACAAATGGAATACTGGCATCAGTTAATTGTCTCAAATGATCTGTGTAACTGCTGGCCAGACCAATAAGGACACCATCTACCAACCAGCTCATACAATGATTAATTATTTCTTTTTCTTTGTTTAAATCGAGATCTGAAAAAAATACAATCATTCCATAGCCCTCCTTTTTTAAATGTTCATTTATGGCATCCAACAAGTTTGGTATAAAGAACATATTATATGATGGCAATATCACTGCAATGAGTCCTGAGCTTCTTTTCCTGAAAAATCTGGCGTGTAGGTTAGGTTGATAATTAAATTCTATGGCAGCAGCTTTTACCCTTTCTCTGGTTTCAGGCTTGATGTCAGGGTGATCTGCCAATGCTCTGGATACAGAAGAAGGGTTAAGAGAAAGCAATTTTGCTAATTCCTTAATGCCGAGGCGTTTCATTGGGGTTTATTGTTATGATCCAAGTATAAACGGACACTGACTCAAAAATAAATATTCATCAAAAGATTCAGTGCCATATTTTTTAGTCAAAATAAATTTGCGAGCAAAATTGATTT
Proteins encoded in this region:
- a CDS encoding LacI family DNA-binding transcriptional regulator gives rise to the protein MKRLGIKELAKLLSLNPSSVSRALADHPDIKPETRERVKAAAIEFNYQPNLHARFFRKRSSGLIAVILPSYNMFFIPNLLDAINEHLKKEGYGMIVFFSDLDLNKEKEIINHCMSWLVDGVLIGLASSYTDHLRQLTDASIPFVIIDNSSDYVAPYSTVSIDNKTAAYRATEFLIKKDKKSIM